Proteins encoded by one window of Rutidosis leptorrhynchoides isolate AG116_Rl617_1_P2 chromosome 7, CSIRO_AGI_Rlap_v1, whole genome shotgun sequence:
- the LOC139856881 gene encoding wall-associated receptor kinase 2-like isoform X2 → MMMLKLLLNITILIITIAAQPLPGCPDKCGKITVPYPFGLIKGCYLSKYYHVNCTKLQIYNTTFKLSSITLDGYMRGSLPMGHHCYGKLLNNRTRRSEPPIKLSRFPVSSKRNLLTTVGCDARADIKIIKGEDYITGCLSMSGCNMLSNGSCSGMGCSQVPVPYKVNTFRIHAQRNTNTSVGYWGFNNCTYGFLVEKDEYTFSTTDFDSMENRSFPVIFEWSVGNTSCEQVQKDGGNNYVCGKNSVCNDTTLTEFSQSYPMGYRCVCAPGYQGNPYLPNGCQDIDECKEKNDCIHVHGCSNTNGGYSCSCLWGQKGDGRKHGEGCVYSGGSLFAGVSMGTAACVVLTLILYGVLKQRQITKNREKLFKKNGGLILQKLLLFESKQSSQMAAKIYAAGALEKATNNFHKKNVIGQGGYGTVYKGTLPDKTTVAIKKSKSIDENQIEQFINEVIILSEISHPNIVKLLGCCLETQTPLLVYEFINNKTLYQHLHEQLDFISSLTFEKRLHIATQTAEALAYMHSTTQIIHRDIKTSNILLTDDYTAKVSDFGISRFIPVDQTHLQTLVHGTLGYIDPEYFRSGILTEKSDVYSFGMVLVELLTGRKVFSYDGTESDMGLATYFVTSLEMGCLITILDDKLKKDAGGDLDEQQHIMKIAMLAKDCVELAGKNRPNMKQVTHELQELTHSYLKASIIFKKDNYFDPDHLSLFD, encoded by the exons atgatgatgcttAAACTGCTTCTGAATATAACGATACTCATCATCACAATAGCAGCTCAACCCCTGCCCGGTTGCCCAGATAAATGCGGCAAAATTACAGTTCCGTATCCTTTTGGGCTGATTAAAGGGTGCTACTTGAGCAAATACTATCATGTAAACTGTACAAAGCTACAGATATATAACACCACTTTCAAACTGTCAAGCATAACACTTGATGGTTATATGCGTGGCTCGTTACCAATGGGCCATCATTGTTACGGCAAATTACTTAACAACAGAACTCGGCGGTCAGAACCACCTATAAAGTTGTCACGATTCCCAGTTTCAAGCAAGCGGAACCTGTTGACCACAGTTGGGTGTGATGCTCGAGCCGACATCAAAATCATTAAAGGTGAAGACTACATAACTGGATGTCTATCAATGTCTGGGTGCAATATGTTAAGCAATGGTTCATGTTCTGGTATGGGTTGCAGCCAGGTTCCTGTTCCTTATAAAGTTAATACTTTTCGGATTCATGCACAAAGAAACACAAACACTAGCGTTGGGTATTGGGGATTCAATAACTGCACGTACGGGTTTCTTGTGGAGAAAGATGAGTACACGTTTAGTACAACAGATTTTGATAGTATGGAGAATAGGTCTTTCCCTGTGATTTTCGAATGGTCGGTTGGGAACACAAGCTGTGAACAAGTTCAAAAGGATGGTGGGAATAATTATGTTTGTGGGAAAAATAGTGTGTGTAATGACACTACTTTGACCGAATTTAGTCAAAGCTACCCAATGGGTTATCGATGTGTTTGTGCGCCTGGGTATCAAGGAAACCCCTATCTACCCAATGGCTGTCAAG ATATCGACGAGTGTAAAGAAAAAAATGATTGCATACATGTACATGGATGTAGTAATACAAACGGAGGTTACAGTTGTTCATGTCTTTGGGGGCAGAAAGGCGATGGTAGAAAGCATGGGGAAGGCTGCGTTTATTCAGGAGGCTCACTATTCGCCG GAGTTAGCATGGGCACTGCAGCATGCGTTGTGCTAACACTTATTCTATATGGGGTACTAAAACAAAGACAAATAACAAAGAACAGGGAGAAGTTGTTCAAGAAAAACGGTGGGTTGATTCTACAGAAACTACTACTCTTCGAATCTAAACAATCATCCCAAATGGCCGCCAAGATTTATGCAGCAGGGGCTCTTGAAAAGGCAACCAATAACTTCCACAAAAAAAATGTCATTGGTCAAGGAGGGTATGGTACAGTTTATAAAGGTACACTGCCTGATAAAACCACGGTCGCCATCAAGAAATCAAAATCAATCGACGAGAACCAGATTGAGCAGTTTATAAATGAGGTAATCATTCTATCAGAAATTAGTCACCCAAATATCGTCAAACTCTTGGGATGTTGTCTTGAGACACAGACTCCCCTCCTAGTGTACGAGTTCATAAACAATAAAACACTTTACCAACACCTACACGAACAATTAGACTTTATTTCCTCGTTGACATTCGAAAAGCGCCTACACATAGCCACACAGACTGCTGAAGCCCTTGCTTATATGCACTCAACCACACAAATCATTCACAGAGATATTAAAACCTCGAACATACTTTTAACCGACGACTACACCGCTAAAGTGTCTGATTTTGGCATCTCAAGGTTCATTCCTGTGGATCAGACTCATTTACAAACATTAGTGCATGGGACACTTGGATACATAGACCCGGAATACTTCCGTTCAGGAATATTGACCGAAAAGAGTGATGTTTATAGTTTTGGCATGGTTCTTGTAGAGCTTCTTACGGGCAGAAAGGTGTTTTCGTACGATGGAACAGAGAGTGACATGGGGTTAGCCACATATTTCGTTACTTCACTAGAGATGGGTTGCTTGATTACAATTCTTGATGATAAACTCAAGAAAGATGCAGGGGGGGATCTGGATGAGCAGCAGCATATCATGAAAATTGCCATGCTTGCAAAGGACTGTGTCGAACTAGCTGGCAAGAACAGGCCCAATATGAAACAGGTTACACATGAGCTCCAGGAACTAACTCATTCTTACTTAAAGGCTTCTATAATCTTCAAGAAAGACAACTATTTTGACCCTGACCATCTTAGTTTGTTTGACTGA
- the LOC139856881 gene encoding wall-associated receptor kinase 2-like isoform X1 → MNLVCILMKMMMLKLLLNITILIITIAAQPLPGCPDKCGKITVPYPFGLIKGCYLSKYYHVNCTKLQIYNTTFKLSSITLDGYMRGSLPMGHHCYGKLLNNRTRRSEPPIKLSRFPVSSKRNLLTTVGCDARADIKIIKGEDYITGCLSMSGCNMLSNGSCSGMGCSQVPVPYKVNTFRIHAQRNTNTSVGYWGFNNCTYGFLVEKDEYTFSTTDFDSMENRSFPVIFEWSVGNTSCEQVQKDGGNNYVCGKNSVCNDTTLTEFSQSYPMGYRCVCAPGYQGNPYLPNGCQDIDECKEKNDCIHVHGCSNTNGGYSCSCLWGQKGDGRKHGEGCVYSGGSLFAGVSMGTAACVVLTLILYGVLKQRQITKNREKLFKKNGGLILQKLLLFESKQSSQMAAKIYAAGALEKATNNFHKKNVIGQGGYGTVYKGTLPDKTTVAIKKSKSIDENQIEQFINEVIILSEISHPNIVKLLGCCLETQTPLLVYEFINNKTLYQHLHEQLDFISSLTFEKRLHIATQTAEALAYMHSTTQIIHRDIKTSNILLTDDYTAKVSDFGISRFIPVDQTHLQTLVHGTLGYIDPEYFRSGILTEKSDVYSFGMVLVELLTGRKVFSYDGTESDMGLATYFVTSLEMGCLITILDDKLKKDAGGDLDEQQHIMKIAMLAKDCVELAGKNRPNMKQVTHELQELTHSYLKASIIFKKDNYFDPDHLSLFD, encoded by the exons ATGAATCTTGTGTGTAttctaatgaagatgatgatgcttAAACTGCTTCTGAATATAACGATACTCATCATCACAATAGCAGCTCAACCCCTGCCCGGTTGCCCAGATAAATGCGGCAAAATTACAGTTCCGTATCCTTTTGGGCTGATTAAAGGGTGCTACTTGAGCAAATACTATCATGTAAACTGTACAAAGCTACAGATATATAACACCACTTTCAAACTGTCAAGCATAACACTTGATGGTTATATGCGTGGCTCGTTACCAATGGGCCATCATTGTTACGGCAAATTACTTAACAACAGAACTCGGCGGTCAGAACCACCTATAAAGTTGTCACGATTCCCAGTTTCAAGCAAGCGGAACCTGTTGACCACAGTTGGGTGTGATGCTCGAGCCGACATCAAAATCATTAAAGGTGAAGACTACATAACTGGATGTCTATCAATGTCTGGGTGCAATATGTTAAGCAATGGTTCATGTTCTGGTATGGGTTGCAGCCAGGTTCCTGTTCCTTATAAAGTTAATACTTTTCGGATTCATGCACAAAGAAACACAAACACTAGCGTTGGGTATTGGGGATTCAATAACTGCACGTACGGGTTTCTTGTGGAGAAAGATGAGTACACGTTTAGTACAACAGATTTTGATAGTATGGAGAATAGGTCTTTCCCTGTGATTTTCGAATGGTCGGTTGGGAACACAAGCTGTGAACAAGTTCAAAAGGATGGTGGGAATAATTATGTTTGTGGGAAAAATAGTGTGTGTAATGACACTACTTTGACCGAATTTAGTCAAAGCTACCCAATGGGTTATCGATGTGTTTGTGCGCCTGGGTATCAAGGAAACCCCTATCTACCCAATGGCTGTCAAG ATATCGACGAGTGTAAAGAAAAAAATGATTGCATACATGTACATGGATGTAGTAATACAAACGGAGGTTACAGTTGTTCATGTCTTTGGGGGCAGAAAGGCGATGGTAGAAAGCATGGGGAAGGCTGCGTTTATTCAGGAGGCTCACTATTCGCCG GAGTTAGCATGGGCACTGCAGCATGCGTTGTGCTAACACTTATTCTATATGGGGTACTAAAACAAAGACAAATAACAAAGAACAGGGAGAAGTTGTTCAAGAAAAACGGTGGGTTGATTCTACAGAAACTACTACTCTTCGAATCTAAACAATCATCCCAAATGGCCGCCAAGATTTATGCAGCAGGGGCTCTTGAAAAGGCAACCAATAACTTCCACAAAAAAAATGTCATTGGTCAAGGAGGGTATGGTACAGTTTATAAAGGTACACTGCCTGATAAAACCACGGTCGCCATCAAGAAATCAAAATCAATCGACGAGAACCAGATTGAGCAGTTTATAAATGAGGTAATCATTCTATCAGAAATTAGTCACCCAAATATCGTCAAACTCTTGGGATGTTGTCTTGAGACACAGACTCCCCTCCTAGTGTACGAGTTCATAAACAATAAAACACTTTACCAACACCTACACGAACAATTAGACTTTATTTCCTCGTTGACATTCGAAAAGCGCCTACACATAGCCACACAGACTGCTGAAGCCCTTGCTTATATGCACTCAACCACACAAATCATTCACAGAGATATTAAAACCTCGAACATACTTTTAACCGACGACTACACCGCTAAAGTGTCTGATTTTGGCATCTCAAGGTTCATTCCTGTGGATCAGACTCATTTACAAACATTAGTGCATGGGACACTTGGATACATAGACCCGGAATACTTCCGTTCAGGAATATTGACCGAAAAGAGTGATGTTTATAGTTTTGGCATGGTTCTTGTAGAGCTTCTTACGGGCAGAAAGGTGTTTTCGTACGATGGAACAGAGAGTGACATGGGGTTAGCCACATATTTCGTTACTTCACTAGAGATGGGTTGCTTGATTACAATTCTTGATGATAAACTCAAGAAAGATGCAGGGGGGGATCTGGATGAGCAGCAGCATATCATGAAAATTGCCATGCTTGCAAAGGACTGTGTCGAACTAGCTGGCAAGAACAGGCCCAATATGAAACAGGTTACACATGAGCTCCAGGAACTAACTCATTCTTACTTAAAGGCTTCTATAATCTTCAAGAAAGACAACTATTTTGACCCTGACCATCTTAGTTTGTTTGACTGA